Proteins encoded together in one Pseudomonadota bacterium window:
- a CDS encoding redoxin domain-containing protein, whose translation MADTLTTALLIVLIPAVALNLWLTLRLSARLRQTLAREAPLTCTIDAPVPAFSGSLLEGGTAVDASTLAGQANVLVFLSSACGDCRSKLPVLEDLLEPMSEHGVRLWLISQEPPARLRKFIQRPVLRECLVRVDRRGYQRLNPRYAAPFYLFVDDSQVVRAGNFIGDENWRAFVEQIRTSPSIREAS comes from the coding sequence TTGGCTGATACGCTGACGACAGCGCTGCTGATCGTACTCATTCCCGCGGTGGCGCTGAATCTGTGGCTGACGCTGAGACTGTCCGCTCGCCTTCGTCAGACACTGGCGCGCGAGGCGCCACTGACGTGCACTATCGACGCGCCCGTTCCTGCGTTCTCGGGTAGCCTATTAGAAGGTGGCACAGCCGTCGACGCCTCGACCCTAGCGGGGCAAGCGAACGTGTTGGTGTTCCTGTCATCCGCCTGCGGCGACTGCCGAAGCAAGCTGCCTGTTCTCGAGGATCTACTCGAACCCATGAGCGAACACGGCGTTCGCCTGTGGCTGATCTCACAGGAGCCACCCGCGCGCCTGCGCAAGTTCATCCAGCGGCCCGTGCTGCGCGAGTGCCTCGTGCGCGTGGACCGGCGGGGCTACCAGCGCCTGAACCCACGGTACGCGGCGCCGTTCTATTTGTTCGTCGACGACAGCCAAGTGGTCCGCGCGGGGAACTTCATCGGCGACGAAAACTGGCGAGCATTCGTGGAGCAGATACGAACGTCGCCATCGATTCGGGAGGCCAGCTAA